TACCGCAAGCTCGGCTACACCGACCTCGCGCGCCGCGTCATGTTCCCCTCCGCGTCGAGCCCCTACGCCGTCATGGGCGCCCCGCTACCGCTGCGCAGGTGACGCGTGAGCCACCCGTTTGGCGCCCGGTGCCCCGGCGGGGTTAGGCTCCCGCCCATGGCAGCCCGAGTCCAGTACCTGTCCGCCTCCCTGCTCAAGACGCTGCGCGAGGCCCCCGCCGATGCCGAGACCCTCAACCACCGGTTGCTGGTCCGCGCCGGCTACGTGCGGCGTTCGGCCGCCGGCCTCTGGAGCTGGCTGCCACTGGGCAAACGGGTGCTGGACAACGTGGCCCGCGTCGTCCGCGAGGAGATGGACGCCATCGGCGCGCAGGAGGTCCTGCTGCCCGCGCTGCTCCCCCGGGAGCCCTACGAGGTCTCCGGCCGCTACGAGGAGTACGGCGACCTGCTGTTCCGGCTCCGGGACCGCAAGGGCGGCGACTACCTCCTCGGGCCCACGCACGAGGAGATCTTCACCCAGCTGGTGAAGGACCAGGCCACCTCGTACAAGGACCTGCCGGTCATCCTGTACCAGATCCAGACCAAGTACCGGGACGAGGCCAGGCCCAGGTCGGGCATCCTGCGGGGCCGCGAGTTCCAGATGAAGGACTCCTACTCCTTCGACACCGACGACGAGGGCCTGGCCACCGCCTACCGGCTGCACCGCGAGGCGTACATCCGGATCTTCGCCCGGCTCGGCCTCGACTACCGGATCGTCTCGGCCGTTTCCGGCGCGATGGGCGGCTCGGCGTCCGAGGAGTTCCTGGCCCCCGCCGCCGCGGGCGAGGACACGTTCGCCTCCTGCGCCGCCTGCGGCTACGCGGCCAACACCGAGGCCGTCACGGTCACCGTGCCCCCCGCCGACCCCGCGGCCCACCCGCCCCTCGAAGAGCTCGACACCCCGGACACCCCCACGATCGAGACGCTCGCCGCCCACGTCGGCGCGCCCGCCTCGGCCACGTTGAAGAACCTGCTGGTGAAGGTCGACGGCGAGATCACGGCCGTCGGCGTGCCCGGCGACCGCGAGGTGGACCTCGGCAAGCTCGCCGAGCACCTCGCGCCCGCCGTCGTCGAGGTCGTCACCGCCGAGGACTTCGCCACCCGCCCCGACCTCGTCCGCGGCTACGTCGGCCCGCAGGGCATGGCGGGCAAGGCGTTCCCCTACATCGCGGACCCGCGGGTCGCGCCCGGCACGGCGTGGATCACCGGCGCCAACCGGCCCGACACCCACGCGCGCAACGTGGTGTGCGGCCGGGACTTCGAGGTCGACCGCTACCTCGATGTGGTGGTCGTGGAGCCGGGCGACCCCTGCCCGTCCTGCGGCGCGGGGCTCAGCCTCGAACGCGGCATCGAGATCGGTCACATCTTCCAGCTCGGCCGCAAGTACACCGACGCCTTCGCCCTCGACGTCCTCGGCCGCGAGGGCAAGCCCGTCCGCGTCACCATGGGCTCCTACGGCATCGGCGTCTCCCGCGCCGTCGCCGCTCTCGCCGAGCAGACCGCCGACGACCGCGGCCTGTGCTGGCCCAAGGAGATCGCGCCCGCCGACGTGCACGTCGTGGCCGCGGGCAAGGCCGTGCAGACGGAGCTGGCGCGGGATGTCGCGGAGCGGCTGGGCGCGGCGGGCCTGCGGGTCCTCGTCGACGACAGGGCCGGCCTCTCGCCCGGCGTGAAGTTCGCCGACGCGGAGCTGATCGGCGTGCCCACCATCCTCATCGTGGGGCGCGCCGCGCCCGACGGCCGCGTCGAGCTGAAGGACCGGCGCACCGGCGAGCGCGAGGAGCTGCCCGTCGACGAGGCGATCGAACGCCTCACCGCCGCCGGCTGACCCCCGCCGTCCCCGGGGCCGCCCGCGCGAGCGGCCCCGGGGGCTGGGCGAGATCCGGCGCTACAGCCAGGTCGCGAATTCGAGCAGCATCTCGCCCTCCGCGCGGCGGCCCGCCGCCAGGTGGCCCACGCCCGACTCCACCGCCCGGTACAGCGCCCAGCCGCGCAGCCGCTCCGCGTCGACCTCGACCGCGTCCGCCAGCCGCGTCACCCGGCGCCGCGTCACGGCGGGCGCGCCGGGCGACGCGGCCAGGTCGTGCAGCCGGTCGCGCACCAGCCTGGCCAGGTCCCAGGCGCGTTCGCCCACCACGGGCTCGGGCCCGGCCGCCAGCCACGGCGCCCGCCCGGAGTCCGAGGCCAGCACCGCGCCCTGCCGGAAGTCGCCGTGCAGCAGCAGCTGTTCTGGGGCGTCCGCCATCAGCGACTCGCGCAGGCGCAGGGCCTCGGCCACCAGCGGCCCGGCCTCCCCGTCCGCTGCGGCGAGCAGCGCGGGCTCCGACCGCGCCGTCCGGAGCGCCACCGTGGGGAACGGGTGCTCCGCGCCCGGGTCGATCCACAGCCGCCGCACCGCCGACACCGCCTCAAGCATCGCCTTCGCCTCCGGCAGGGCGCGCAGCGACGTCTCCCCGCGCAGGCGCTCCAGCAGCAGCGCGCCCTCGTCGGGCGCGCCGCGCAGCACGC
Above is a genomic segment from Streptomyces marincola containing:
- a CDS encoding proline--tRNA ligase — encoded protein: MAARVQYLSASLLKTLREAPADAETLNHRLLVRAGYVRRSAAGLWSWLPLGKRVLDNVARVVREEMDAIGAQEVLLPALLPREPYEVSGRYEEYGDLLFRLRDRKGGDYLLGPTHEEIFTQLVKDQATSYKDLPVILYQIQTKYRDEARPRSGILRGREFQMKDSYSFDTDDEGLATAYRLHREAYIRIFARLGLDYRIVSAVSGAMGGSASEEFLAPAAAGEDTFASCAACGYAANTEAVTVTVPPADPAAHPPLEELDTPDTPTIETLAAHVGAPASATLKNLLVKVDGEITAVGVPGDREVDLGKLAEHLAPAVVEVVTAEDFATRPDLVRGYVGPQGMAGKAFPYIADPRVAPGTAWITGANRPDTHARNVVCGRDFEVDRYLDVVVVEPGDPCPSCGAGLSLERGIEIGHIFQLGRKYTDAFALDVLGREGKPVRVTMGSYGIGVSRAVAALAEQTADDRGLCWPKEIAPADVHVVAAGKAVQTELARDVAERLGAAGLRVLVDDRAGLSPGVKFADAELIGVPTILIVGRAAPDGRVELKDRRTGEREELPVDEAIERLTAAG
- a CDS encoding aminoglycoside phosphotransferase family protein, with translation MAAAVTPCPPRRLARAQGAGAADWLAELPALVERLLDRWELTAERVAEPGGRSSMTVLVRRADGERAALKLCAPGAPAALEEAALRRWDGHGAVRVLRGAPDEGALLLERLRGETSLRALPEAKAMLEAVSAVRRLWIDPGAEHPFPTVALRTARSEPALLAAADGEAGPLVAEALRLRESLMADAPEQLLLHGDFRQGAVLASDSGRAPWLAAGPEPVVGERAWDLARLVRDRLHDLAASPGAPAVTRRRVTRLADAVEVDAERLRGWALYRAVESGVGHLAAGRRAEGEMLLEFATWL